A single window of Armatimonadia bacterium DNA harbors:
- a CDS encoding spore photoproduct lyase family protein: MYALRPPYVMILDEVMADPTMRARAERILAAVPSDTPVEVVSLEELPAAAQARNWGSDRRRQGMNPPGDPALFLGVMRWDGKLQEHMERVRSVWPKPTGPWRAALGYDAFVWFDSSMGKIAPCNDHICRPAWRVHLINGCPHKCFYCGLGGIITAMMNVEDYVDHLAELARLNPWEKTFLYEDDSEALCLEPEYGAVEAIARYMATTEDRYLLIHTKSANVDFLEHIPEEARRRIIIVWSLTGRTQSTKLEAESGTMEERIEAARKCHEWGVCTRYKFKPIVPVKGWREEIAEMTKLALERSHPDLIALFTLCWMDYADLIKLCDPELLDPVYLAAARDAAESMKDTKVRPFPDWVRKEIYEFCLDEIRRYDQDLPVVICTENVDMWREFGPRLNCRPDNYVCGCGPQATPWLKHLPESPWAICKPVGIEGYPAPY, translated from the coding sequence ATGTATGCCCTTCGACCACCCTATGTGATGATCCTCGATGAGGTGATGGCCGACCCGACGATGCGGGCCCGAGCCGAGAGGATTCTGGCGGCGGTCCCGAGCGATACTCCGGTGGAAGTCGTGAGCCTGGAGGAGCTGCCGGCAGCGGCTCAGGCTCGGAACTGGGGGAGCGACCGGCGCCGACAGGGGATGAATCCCCCGGGCGATCCGGCGCTATTCCTCGGCGTCATGCGCTGGGACGGCAAGCTCCAGGAGCACATGGAGCGCGTCAGGAGTGTTTGGCCCAAGCCGACAGGCCCCTGGCGTGCAGCGCTCGGCTACGATGCCTTCGTGTGGTTTGACTCGAGCATGGGCAAGATCGCGCCCTGCAACGACCATATCTGCCGACCGGCCTGGCGTGTGCACCTCATCAACGGGTGCCCACACAAGTGCTTCTACTGCGGCCTGGGCGGGATCATCACCGCCATGATGAACGTCGAGGACTACGTTGACCACCTGGCCGAGCTCGCCCGGCTCAACCCCTGGGAGAAGACCTTCCTGTACGAGGACGACTCCGAGGCCCTCTGCCTGGAGCCCGAGTACGGCGCGGTTGAGGCCATCGCTCGCTACATGGCCACCACGGAAGACCGCTACCTCCTGATCCACACCAAGAGCGCCAACGTGGACTTCCTGGAGCACATACCTGAGGAGGCGCGGCGGCGCATCATCATCGTCTGGAGCCTCACCGGACGCACGCAGAGCACGAAGCTCGAAGCCGAGTCCGGCACCATGGAAGAGCGCATCGAGGCGGCCCGCAAGTGCCACGAATGGGGAGTCTGCACCCGCTACAAGTTCAAGCCCATTGTGCCGGTGAAGGGTTGGCGCGAGGAGATCGCCGAGATGACGAAGCTCGCCCTGGAGCGCAGTCATCCCGACCTGATCGCCCTCTTCACCCTCTGCTGGATGGACTATGCGGACCTGATCAAGCTGTGCGATCCGGAGCTCCTCGACCCGGTCTATCTGGCGGCCGCTCGCGACGCCGCCGAGAGCATGAAGGACACGAAGGTGCGTCCCTTCCCCGACTGGGTGCGCAAGGAGATCTACGAGTTCTGTCTGGACGAGATCCGGCGCTACGACCAGGACCTCCCCGTGGTCATCTGCACGGAGAATGTTGATATGTGGCGCGAGTTCGGCCCTCGGCTGAACTGCCGCCCGGACAACTATGTGTGCGGCTGCGGCCCACAGGCGACGCCGTGGCTCAAGCATCTACCGGAGAGTCCCTGGGCCATCTGCAAGCCCGTGGGTATCGAGGGCTACCCGGCACCGTACTAG
- a CDS encoding (4Fe-4S)-binding protein, with protein MLTAEKVKQWAKECGADVVGIGDIQRFEGAPMQSDPRYIFPEAKSIIGLGFRVHRGLYRGIEEGTFFAGLPSMGYANINDVYAPIVLREVGDLIEDSGHEAVLYQNTAVRYGCGVGKAVGPDLPRPDVFMHFRIAAYICGMGEIGWSKVFLTPEFGPRQRFAFILTDAALDPDPLMEPGTLCDRCKLCVKDCPGNAIPKDEAVTVSIAGQEISWGKLDVDRCTSVYCGGTREYGPFLTEEVADAIDKITTMPPGDERDKFIAEWGGAWAFANQHLAYSRAGRDSYHHPATCCGARGCQRACFIHLEEQGKLGNKFELPFRIRKPWRLSR; from the coding sequence ATGCTTACCGCCGAGAAGGTCAAACAGTGGGCGAAGGAGTGTGGGGCCGACGTCGTCGGCATTGGTGACATTCAGAGGTTCGAAGGCGCACCCATGCAGTCGGACCCGCGCTACATCTTCCCGGAGGCCAAGTCCATCATCGGCCTGGGCTTCCGCGTCCACCGCGGTCTGTACCGGGGCATTGAGGAGGGCACCTTCTTCGCCGGTCTGCCCTCGATGGGCTATGCCAACATCAACGATGTCTATGCACCCATCGTCCTGCGCGAAGTCGGCGACCTGATCGAAGACAGCGGCCACGAAGCGGTCCTGTACCAGAACACCGCGGTGCGCTATGGCTGCGGAGTGGGCAAGGCTGTAGGCCCCGACCTTCCGCGTCCCGACGTGTTCATGCACTTCCGCATCGCCGCCTACATTTGCGGCATGGGCGAGATCGGCTGGAGCAAGGTGTTCCTGACTCCGGAGTTCGGACCGCGGCAGCGCTTCGCCTTCATCCTTACCGATGCCGCTCTTGATCCCGATCCCCTCATGGAACCGGGTACCCTCTGCGACCGCTGCAAGCTGTGCGTGAAGGACTGCCCGGGCAACGCGATCCCGAAGGACGAGGCAGTGACCGTCAGCATCGCCGGTCAGGAGATCTCCTGGGGCAAGCTCGATGTGGATCGCTGCACCTCGGTATACTGCGGCGGCACCAGGGAGTACGGTCCCTTCCTGACCGAGGAGGTCGCCGACGCCATCGACAAGATCACCACGATGCCTCCGGGCGACGAGCGCGACAAGTTCATCGCCGAGTGGGGCGGCGCCTGGGCCTTCGCCAACCAGCACCTGGCCTACTCCCGCGCCGGTCGCGATAGCTACCACCATCCGGCAACCTGCTGCGGTGCTCGAGGCTGCCAGCGGGCCTGCTTCATCCACCTCGAGGAGCAGGGCAAGCTGGGGAACAAGTTCGAGCTACCCTTCCGGATTCGCAAGCCCTGGCGGCTGAGTAGGTAG
- a CDS encoding sugar ABC transporter permease — translation MRDRKLTPYLLVAPAAVVFAVYVLYPIAHTCVLSAYSWSAVNPVKRFVGWQNYLELAADAHFLTALKNTLLFVVLSVAVQLPAALLLAVTVGGVARYHRFLRTLFFAPFVLPIVAVGLIWVGIYNPSFGALNSMLVRLSPVFENHGWLSDPPWAVIYAIIAVSCWRFTGFHMMVLLAGLQAIPDHIYEAARIDGAGAWQAFRYVTIPLLRRILAVDALLITVGSVKIFDLNWVMTQGGPNHASEVLATYMYSSGFVNDRMGYAAAIATLMLVLTLLATVVYLRVSGGEEVGEL, via the coding sequence ATGCGTGACCGGAAGCTCACTCCCTATCTGTTGGTTGCTCCCGCCGCCGTGGTGTTCGCGGTGTATGTGCTGTATCCGATTGCACATACCTGTGTGCTGAGTGCCTACTCCTGGAGCGCCGTCAACCCTGTGAAGCGATTTGTGGGTTGGCAGAACTACCTGGAACTCGCCGCCGACGCGCACTTCCTCACCGCCCTCAAGAACACGCTGCTGTTCGTCGTCCTCTCCGTCGCGGTGCAGCTACCCGCTGCACTCCTGTTGGCGGTCACGGTCGGTGGCGTCGCGCGCTACCATCGGTTCTTGCGCACGCTGTTCTTTGCGCCCTTCGTGCTGCCCATCGTCGCGGTCGGTTTGATCTGGGTCGGGATCTACAACCCCAGCTTCGGCGCGCTCAACTCGATGCTGGTCCGCCTGAGCCCCGTCTTCGAGAACCACGGTTGGCTCTCCGATCCGCCCTGGGCGGTCATCTACGCGATCATCGCCGTCTCCTGCTGGCGTTTCACCGGCTTCCACATGATGGTGCTGCTCGCGGGGCTGCAGGCGATTCCCGACCATATCTACGAGGCCGCGCGGATTGACGGCGCTGGAGCCTGGCAGGCCTTCCGGTATGTCACGATCCCACTCCTGCGCCGGATCCTTGCCGTCGACGCGCTGCTCATCACGGTGGGGTCGGTGAAGATCTTCGACCTGAACTGGGTCATGACTCAGGGTGGGCCGAACCACGCCTCCGAGGTTCTCGCTACCTATATGTATAGCTCCGGCTTTGTGAACGACCGCATGGGCTACGCGGCGGCCATCGCCACCCTCATGCTCGTCTTGACCTTGCTGGCAACCGTGGTCTATCTGCGGGTGTCCGGGGGAGAGGAGGTCGGTGAGTTGTGA
- a CDS encoding pectate lyase has translation MRKVIVPVFAVAALFLSVQCQAADAQAPAQADLAAQATTAIARAVHYLRSEVAVGGGYLGHYKADLSDQWGEDHATRDQNWIQPPGCPSVGFSFLHAWEGTDDPQYREAACEVAMSLVSGQLECGGWDYIVDHSEQGARTWFYRRNRDSKNPALTKGRNRATLDDDTTQHAIRLLMAVDQMLDSEVARRQVKEIVAAIDRLEMRLVPQGYRRSAHTWLDVDGKEVPWEKVLAASEVKFRGTDLKPNLSVMPLVTKNDWGAFFELKQDRKPAFRQFTKENVGRTIAMVMDGKCLMAPVIKSEIPGMGLLQPDRPAHFTEFFDDNHKAIHEAALYALEALLKAQDTKGGWSQRFPAKGTGYDNNYTFNDNTFCDCVDVMILAYNTYGDSRYRDAVVRAGDFILMTQLPEPHPVWAQQYDKDLKPSWARKFEPPAATAGESGGVLTALVKVTLFTGDMKYLKPFPAAIAWYKRSELTGADKGLWARFYELGTNRPIYMTKDYKLTYDGSDTPTHYSFKGKFYPTAPITRYEEITAKGVAQYLRDHEVRPLTDAARAKRVSELEPKVTKILKGQDEKGRWIRENLVVMNDFERNLDTLSEYVGLCRSE, from the coding sequence ATGCGGAAGGTGATCGTGCCGGTGTTCGCAGTTGCCGCCCTGTTTCTCTCTGTGCAGTGTCAGGCCGCGGACGCACAAGCTCCGGCGCAAGCCGACCTCGCCGCACAAGCCACCACCGCCATCGCACGCGCCGTTCACTACCTGCGCAGCGAAGTCGCCGTCGGCGGCGGGTACCTGGGTCACTACAAGGCCGACCTCAGTGACCAGTGGGGCGAAGACCACGCGACCCGTGACCAGAACTGGATCCAGCCGCCCGGCTGCCCCAGTGTCGGCTTCTCCTTCCTCCATGCCTGGGAGGGGACCGACGATCCCCAGTACCGCGAGGCGGCCTGCGAAGTCGCTATGTCCCTGGTGTCCGGGCAGCTCGAATGCGGTGGCTGGGACTACATCGTCGACCACAGCGAGCAGGGCGCTCGCACCTGGTTCTACCGCCGCAACCGCGACAGCAAAAACCCGGCGCTGACCAAAGGCCGCAACCGCGCCACCCTCGACGACGACACGACCCAGCATGCTATCCGCCTGCTCATGGCCGTGGATCAGATGCTGGATTCGGAGGTCGCACGACGCCAAGTCAAGGAGATCGTGGCAGCCATCGACCGGCTGGAGATGCGCCTTGTGCCCCAGGGGTACAGGCGCTCGGCTCACACCTGGCTTGACGTGGACGGCAAGGAGGTGCCCTGGGAGAAGGTTCTGGCGGCCTCCGAGGTCAAGTTCCGCGGAACGGACCTGAAACCGAACCTATCAGTGATGCCGCTGGTAACCAAGAACGACTGGGGCGCGTTCTTCGAACTCAAGCAAGACCGCAAGCCCGCCTTCCGGCAGTTCACGAAGGAGAACGTGGGCCGTACCATCGCCATGGTGATGGACGGCAAGTGCCTGATGGCGCCGGTGATCAAGTCCGAGATACCCGGGATGGGACTGCTCCAGCCGGACCGGCCGGCGCACTTCACGGAGTTCTTCGACGACAATCACAAGGCGATCCACGAGGCAGCCCTGTATGCCCTGGAGGCGCTGCTGAAGGCGCAGGACACCAAGGGCGGGTGGTCGCAGCGCTTCCCGGCCAAGGGCACCGGCTATGACAACAACTACACCTTCAACGACAACACCTTCTGCGACTGCGTGGATGTCATGATCCTCGCCTACAACACCTACGGCGACTCGCGCTACCGCGACGCCGTCGTGCGAGCGGGCGACTTCATCCTCATGACGCAACTGCCGGAGCCGCACCCGGTCTGGGCGCAGCAGTATGACAAGGACCTCAAGCCCTCCTGGGCGCGGAAGTTCGAGCCACCTGCAGCGACGGCGGGTGAATCAGGCGGCGTCCTGACGGCCCTCGTCAAGGTCACGCTCTTCACCGGTGACATGAAGTACCTGAAGCCCTTCCCTGCCGCGATCGCCTGGTACAAGCGCTCCGAGCTCACCGGCGCCGACAAGGGACTCTGGGCTCGTTTCTATGAACTGGGCACCAACCGCCCGATCTACATGACCAAGGACTACAAGCTCACTTACGACGGAAGCGACACGCCCACCCACTACAGCTTCAAGGGCAAGTTCTACCCGACCGCACCGATCACGCGGTATGAAGAGATCACCGCTAAGGGCGTCGCCCAGTACCTGAGGGACCACGAGGTGCGACCCTTGACCGACGCGGCGCGGGCAAAGAGGGTCTCCGAACTGGAGCCCAAGGTAACCAAGATACTCAAGGGGCAGGACGAGAAGGGGCGCTGGATTCGTGAAAACCTTGTAGTCATGAACGACTTCGAGCGCAACCTCGACACCCTGTCCGAGTACGTCGGTCTCTGTCGCAGCGAGTAG
- a CDS encoding carbohydrate ABC transporter permease: MSKQDRPQVVQSPSQRIAQTLGTGLLTGIALVIVAPVVWSLVNAFKSHGDIKAHPWALPQHIAWRNFGLALEGHMGRYLLNSVIVTGIAVVVIVALSAPAAYAFARLQFRGSGVLLGLVLSGMLIPVHAVLIPLYQFNPGSILLKRAAEVFAPALWLSENYGDWVAVIGPYVAFGLPLTVLLLRAYFIGIPQELSDAALIDGCSHWRILRSIFMPVAKPAVATVAIFQGAWIWNELVMAMVFINEPLQRTLTIGLMSFQGEHATDWGVVLAGVFLAVVPVLLLYFVFQQHIIKGLTAGAVK; encoded by the coding sequence GTGAGCAAGCAGGATCGCCCGCAGGTCGTGCAGAGTCCCTCGCAGAGAATCGCGCAGACGCTGGGCACCGGGCTGCTGACTGGGATCGCGCTCGTCATCGTGGCCCCCGTAGTGTGGTCGCTGGTCAACGCCTTCAAGAGCCACGGGGACATCAAGGCGCATCCCTGGGCCTTGCCACAGCACATCGCCTGGCGCAACTTCGGCCTCGCGCTCGAAGGACACATGGGCCGCTATCTACTCAACAGCGTGATCGTGACCGGCATTGCGGTAGTGGTCATCGTGGCGCTGTCGGCGCCTGCGGCCTATGCCTTCGCGCGACTTCAGTTCCGTGGCTCGGGTGTGCTCCTTGGGCTGGTGCTCAGTGGAATGCTGATCCCGGTCCATGCAGTGCTGATTCCGCTGTACCAGTTCAACCCCGGGTCGATTCTGCTGAAGCGTGCCGCCGAAGTCTTTGCCCCTGCGCTGTGGCTGAGTGAGAACTACGGCGACTGGGTGGCAGTGATCGGCCCCTACGTGGCCTTCGGGTTGCCGCTGACTGTGCTGCTGCTTCGAGCCTACTTCATCGGGATCCCGCAGGAGCTCAGTGACGCCGCGCTGATTGACGGCTGCAGCCACTGGCGGATCCTGCGCAGCATCTTCATGCCTGTCGCGAAGCCGGCCGTCGCGACCGTTGCGATCTTCCAGGGCGCGTGGATCTGGAACGAGCTGGTCATGGCGATGGTGTTCATCAACGAGCCTTTGCAGCGCACTCTGACCATCGGCCTGATGAGCTTCCAGGGGGAGCATGCCACGGACTGGGGAGTTGTACTGGCAGGCGTGTTCCTGGCCGTCGTGCCGGTGCTCCTCTTGTACTTCGTTTTCCAGCAGCACATCATCAAGGGGCTGACCGCCGGGGCCGTGAAGTAA